One window of the Candidatus Chryseobacterium colombiense genome contains the following:
- a CDS encoding TetR/AcrR family transcriptional regulator — MAGKLSVKERIVETASRLFYHQGFNSTGINQIISEADIAIGSLYKHFKSKEDLLLYYLKQQETEFFNNLENFLINEQNPKGKLLKLIDYRIQLQQQSSCSGCHFIKINAEIGRKNKDVENIVNEHKQQQRNSIHTIISSIEQNSVLNDQQLTNMIFLMIEGAIVSSSIKGTTQDLEDIKGIIPQML; from the coding sequence ATGGCTGGGAAATTGAGCGTTAAAGAACGTATTGTCGAAACTGCATCTCGACTTTTTTATCATCAAGGATTCAACAGCACCGGAATCAATCAGATTATTTCGGAAGCCGATATTGCGATTGGTTCGCTTTATAAACATTTCAAGTCAAAAGAAGATCTTTTGTTGTATTATCTTAAACAACAAGAAACAGAATTTTTTAATAATCTGGAAAATTTTCTCATCAATGAGCAGAATCCAAAAGGAAAATTATTAAAATTAATTGATTATCGCATCCAACTTCAGCAACAATCAAGCTGCTCAGGCTGTCATTTCATTAAAATCAATGCAGAAATTGGCCGAAAAAATAAGGATGTTGAAAACATTGTGAATGAACATAAGCAGCAACAAAGAAATTCTATCCATACTATTATTTCATCAATTGAGCAGAATTCTGTTTTGAACGACCAACAATTAACAAATATGATTTTCCTGATGATTGAAGGTGCAATTGTTTCCAGCAGTATCAAAGGAACTACACAAGACCTTGAAGATATTAAAGGTATAATTCCTCAAATGTTATAA
- a CDS encoding Crp/Fnr family transcriptional regulator, with translation MSNFEVFYDYIQKLSGKILSEEDKAVIEKHMKPRKFRKKQYFLQEGDVCKYTGFIVKGSAKTFSVDDEGNENILKLCIENWWLTDFESFYQLTPSRYNIEAMEDLEVLQTTNAQVEGFLKSIPAFSAMMEVIKQNNAIANQKRMQTIIRYTAEERYADFVNNYPHFLQRFPQNVIASYLGLSPETLSRLRKKLNSK, from the coding sequence ATGTCCAATTTTGAAGTTTTTTACGACTACATTCAAAAATTGTCCGGAAAAATTCTTTCTGAGGAGGACAAAGCTGTGATTGAGAAACATATGAAACCCAGAAAGTTCAGAAAAAAACAGTATTTTCTGCAAGAAGGTGATGTGTGTAAATACACCGGGTTCATAGTGAAAGGGTCTGCCAAAACATTTTCTGTGGATGACGAAGGGAATGAAAACATTCTGAAACTATGTATCGAGAATTGGTGGCTCACAGATTTTGAAAGTTTTTATCAGCTCACGCCAAGTCGCTACAATATAGAAGCAATGGAGGATCTTGAAGTTTTGCAGACGACTAATGCACAAGTTGAAGGGTTTTTAAAATCTATCCCAGCATTTTCAGCGATGATGGAGGTTATCAAGCAGAATAACGCAATTGCTAATCAAAAAAGGATGCAAACCATAATCCGTTATACTGCTGAAGAACGTTATGCCGATTTTGTCAATAATTACCCGCACTTTCTACAACGCTTTCCGCAAAATGTGATTGCTTCCTATTTAGGTTTGTCTCCTGAAACCTTGAGCAGATTGCGGAAAAAATTAAATTCAAAGTAA
- a CDS encoding glucose 1-dehydrogenase, with protein MSKLKNKVAVITGGNSGIGLGIAKALKNEGATGAIIGRNQETLDSAVALLGDGFIGINADVTKSEDLERVFKTASEKFGKIDVLVANAGAGSVGTVATTTEEDYDKLMNLNLKAVYFTVQKALPYLNDGSSVILIGSNAAHRAYGSFTLYGAAKSAVIYLAKGFSMDLLDRKIRANVITPGTTDTPAFEKFIPAEQVDAVKQQFAGAVPAGRIGQPADIGNAAVFLASDDSSFMLGTELLVDGGMTYLVK; from the coding sequence ATGAGTAAATTAAAAAACAAAGTTGCAGTGATCACAGGAGGTAACAGCGGTATAGGTCTTGGTATTGCGAAGGCATTAAAAAATGAAGGTGCGACAGGAGCAATTATAGGTAGAAATCAGGAAACTTTAGATAGCGCAGTAGCACTTCTTGGAGATGGTTTTATAGGGATTAATGCAGATGTGACCAAGTCAGAAGACCTTGAAAGAGTGTTTAAAACAGCATCTGAGAAATTTGGAAAGATTGATGTTTTGGTTGCCAATGCAGGTGCGGGAAGTGTAGGAACAGTCGCAACTACCACTGAAGAAGATTATGATAAATTAATGAATTTAAATCTGAAAGCTGTTTATTTTACGGTTCAAAAAGCATTACCATATCTGAATGATGGTAGTTCTGTTATTCTTATCGGGTCTAATGCTGCTCATCGTGCTTATGGCTCTTTCACCCTTTATGGCGCTGCAAAATCTGCTGTAATATATTTGGCTAAAGGATTTTCCATGGATCTTTTAGACAGAAAAATAAGAGCCAATGTTATAACACCAGGTACAACAGATACTCCAGCATTTGAAAAGTTTATCCCCGCTGAGCAGGTAGATGCTGTAAAGCAGCAATTTGCAGGAGCAGTGCCTGCTGGTAGGATCGGACAACCTGCTGATATTGGCAATGCGGCAGTGTTTCTTGCCTCTGACGATTCATCTTTTATGCTTGGTACTGAACTACTCGTTGATGGTGGAATGACCTATCTTGTAAAGTAG
- a CDS encoding glucose 1-dehydrogenase: protein MNINAQLDVMPQLCNIIQSVKNLKSINQLVIKIMSKLENKVAIVTGAAKGIGAAIAKHFAHEGAKVVVNYASSKEAAENVVKMITNHGGVAIAIQADVSNEADVSRLFEETRRAFGTLDILVNNAVSQGFAPIEQITIEDFRRSFDVNVLGTILTIQSALKLFGEKGGNIINISSGASKSPLPNASVYSSTKAAMDAFTIALSKELGPKNIRINSILPGATDTEGATSAGVTTGSDYEKMFIEKTPLGRRGLPEDIAKATVFLASDDAAWITGEQISVSGGMYGF from the coding sequence ATGAATATCAATGCACAGCTTGATGTGATGCCGCAACTTTGTAATATAATTCAGAGCGTAAAAAATCTGAAAAGTATTAATCAATTAGTAATAAAAATCATGAGTAAATTAGAAAATAAGGTAGCAATTGTTACCGGTGCTGCCAAAGGAATAGGCGCCGCAATCGCAAAACATTTTGCGCACGAAGGTGCAAAAGTTGTTGTAAATTACGCCTCTAGTAAAGAAGCTGCGGAGAACGTGGTAAAGATGATTACCAATCATGGTGGCGTTGCCATAGCTATACAGGCCGATGTATCCAATGAAGCGGATGTGAGCAGATTGTTTGAAGAAACGCGAAGAGCTTTCGGCACACTTGATATCTTAGTTAACAATGCTGTATCGCAAGGATTTGCACCCATTGAACAAATTACGATAGAAGATTTTCGTAGAAGTTTCGATGTTAATGTATTAGGAACCATATTGACTATCCAGTCCGCTTTGAAACTTTTTGGAGAAAAAGGCGGTAATATCATCAATATCAGTTCAGGAGCAAGTAAGTCGCCACTTCCTAATGCCTCAGTTTATTCTTCAACCAAGGCTGCAATGGACGCTTTCACCATCGCATTGTCTAAAGAATTGGGCCCCAAAAACATTCGTATTAACTCTATTTTACCGGGTGCTACAGATACAGAAGGCGCAACGAGTGCGGGTGTTACAACCGGCAGTGATTATGAAAAGATGTTTATTGAGAAAACACCTCTCGGACGAAGAGGTCTGCCAGAAGATATTGCGAAAGCCACGGTATTTTTGGCTTCTGATGACGCAGCATGGATCACGGGTGAACAAATTTCTGTTTCAGGTGGTATGTATGGTTTCTAA
- a CDS encoding Crp/Fnr family transcriptional regulator encodes MSNFEIFFDYIQEISGKILSEEDQLLLTAHFKPRKLRKRQYFLQEGDVCKFIAFIVKGSAKTFTVDEKGHENILRLSVENWWLTDFESFYRLTPSLYNIEALEELELLQTTNAEIEEFLKNIPAFSAMSNIISQNSTIASQKRMNTINYSAEERYEELVKNYPYFLQRFSQQMIASYLGLSSETLSRIKKNALK; translated from the coding sequence ATGTCCAATTTTGAAATATTTTTCGATTACATTCAAGAAATATCAGGCAAAATACTGTCGGAAGAAGATCAACTCTTGCTTACAGCACACTTTAAACCTCGAAAACTTCGAAAACGACAATATTTTTTACAGGAAGGTGACGTGTGCAAATTTATTGCGTTTATAGTGAAAGGTTCCGCCAAGACATTTACAGTAGACGAAAAAGGACACGAAAATATATTGAGATTATCTGTGGAAAACTGGTGGCTCACAGATTTCGAAAGCTTTTACCGTTTGACGCCAAGCCTCTATAATATTGAAGCGTTGGAGGAATTAGAACTACTGCAGACAACAAATGCAGAAATTGAGGAATTTCTCAAAAATATTCCCGCCTTTTCAGCAATGTCGAACATAATCAGTCAGAATAGTACTATTGCTTCACAAAAAAGAATGAACACTATTAACTATTCTGCTGAAGAACGTTATGAGGAACTGGTGAAAAACTATCCGTATTTTTTGCAGCGGTTTTCACAACAAATGATTGCCTCTTATCTTGGATTATCTTCTGAAACTCTGAGTAGAATCAAGAAAAATGCATTAAAATAA
- a CDS encoding HAMP domain-containing sensor histidine kinase, whose protein sequence is MFGTFLLLIEELEQKNIRKEDFFKLLPQVKRDAQKNLQTVQDSIAWLKTQYGEFKIKPIEIMVMDLFHYLEERYAAQLKEKNINFYFKGEHNAFLAGDRVLLEYVLDKIFNNAVKYSFPNQDIYLQVITEGNQVVLSIIDSGSGIKENYLSGIYTHGNPIFLGTAGEKGVGLSLKIVKNFMSLLNGDIQIISAENKGTTVSLFLRKFIE, encoded by the coding sequence ATGTTTGGAACATTTTTGTTGCTTATAGAAGAGCTAGAGCAAAAGAACATACGTAAGGAAGATTTTTTTAAGTTGTTGCCCCAGGTAAAAAGAGATGCCCAAAAGAACCTACAAACTGTTCAGGACAGCATTGCCTGGCTAAAAACACAGTACGGGGAATTTAAGATTAAACCCATTGAAATTATGGTGATGGATCTTTTTCACTATTTAGAAGAAAGATATGCTGCTCAATTAAAAGAAAAAAATATTAATTTTTATTTTAAAGGAGAACATAATGCATTTCTTGCGGGCGATCGAGTGTTACTCGAATATGTTTTAGACAAAATTTTTAACAATGCGGTAAAATATTCCTTTCCGAATCAAGATATTTATTTACAAGTGATTACAGAAGGTAATCAAGTTGTGCTTTCTATAATTGATTCCGGATCAGGAATCAAGGAAAACTATTTGTCAGGGATCTACACTCATGGTAATCCCATATTCCTGGGAACTGCTGGCGAGAAAGGAGTTGGGTTAAGTTTGAAAATTGTAAAAAATTTCATGTCCTTGCTGAATGGAGACATCCAAATCATTTCCGCTGAAAATAAAGGCACTACGGTTTCTCTTTTTTTACGTAAATTTATAGAATGA
- a CDS encoding response regulator transcription factor: MMGSKVNVRIAVADDHSIVRMGLIQTIKRFKPDAIISEVEDYKSLYKLILKEEFNLAIMDVNMPNGSVQEAIDYIKIHQPELKILIFSSQDEELYGMRYLKMGVGGYLSKLSSSEVIETALTEMLSKGRYVSDNLKEAIFLETLNGATKNSPFETLSDRELQIANKLAEGLPLKEISNQLNLHSSTISTYKNRLFEKLKIRSIPELVEILRLYNQ; the protein is encoded by the coding sequence ATGATGGGTTCAAAAGTAAACGTTCGTATTGCTGTAGCAGATGACCATAGTATCGTCCGTATGGGCTTGATACAAACAATCAAACGATTCAAACCCGATGCCATCATTTCAGAAGTAGAGGATTATAAATCGCTGTACAAACTCATTCTGAAAGAAGAATTTAATCTGGCCATTATGGATGTTAATATGCCTAATGGTAGTGTTCAGGAAGCAATAGATTATATAAAAATTCACCAACCTGAATTAAAAATTCTAATATTTTCTTCGCAGGATGAAGAGCTGTATGGGATGCGTTATTTAAAGATGGGTGTTGGTGGGTATCTAAGCAAGCTAAGCTCCAGTGAAGTAATTGAGACTGCTTTAACAGAGATGCTTAGTAAGGGCAGATATGTCAGTGATAATTTAAAAGAAGCGATTTTTTTAGAAACATTAAACGGCGCGACAAAAAATTCTCCCTTTGAAACATTATCAGACCGCGAATTGCAAATTGCCAATAAGCTTGCGGAGGGTCTTCCACTTAAAGAAATTTCTAATCAATTGAATCTCCATTCATCGACGATCAGTACTTATAAAAACAGGTTGTTTGAGAAGCTGAAAATACGATCCATACCCGAATTGGTAGAGATTCTTAGGTTGTATAATCAGTAG
- a CDS encoding Crp/Fnr family transcriptional regulator, which produces MFEIFLKYLTDKIELSDQEIQLIESVCKLKKLRKKQFLSQEDEVWHYNAFICRGLVKTFSIAENGTEHIINFAPENYWTGDRESLINGTPSRLNIDAIEPTELILIEKADFEKLCVEIPQLNQMVNQIIQKSFIVSQGRILANISFTAEEKYQNFLEKYPHIVNRIPQHMIASYIGITPETLTRLRRNMFRK; this is translated from the coding sequence ATGTTCGAAATTTTCCTAAAATACCTTACCGACAAAATAGAACTTTCTGACCAAGAAATCCAATTAATAGAATCGGTCTGCAAGCTGAAAAAACTTCGTAAAAAACAATTCCTTTCTCAGGAAGACGAAGTTTGGCATTACAACGCTTTTATTTGCAGAGGTTTGGTGAAAACATTTTCAATTGCTGAGAATGGAACCGAACATATTATCAATTTTGCACCGGAAAATTATTGGACAGGCGACCGTGAAAGTTTAATCAATGGAACTCCGTCCCGCCTTAATATCGATGCAATCGAACCAACAGAATTGATTTTAATCGAAAAAGCAGATTTTGAAAAGCTTTGCGTTGAAATTCCTCAACTGAATCAAATGGTCAATCAGATTATTCAGAAAAGTTTTATCGTTTCGCAAGGCAGAATTTTAGCCAATATCAGTTTTACGGCGGAAGAAAAATATCAGAATTTCCTTGAAAAATACCCTCACATCGTCAATCGTATTCCTCAGCATATGATTGCATCCTACATCGGAATTACTCCTGAAACCCTCACCAGACTGCGTAGAAATATGTTCAGGAAATAA
- a CDS encoding SDR family oxidoreductase: MNTTVFITGTSTGFGKLTATTLANAGYTVIAGMRGISGKNETVAKELGALPNIEVVEIDVTDDASVTNAFEKVLQKYGKIDVLVNNAAVSGFGLLEAYSLDKIRQMFEVNFYGVIRTYQAVLPSMRKHKSGLIINISSGASAHTSPFMIPYFASKFGVESITEGLQDELKQFNIDNVSIQPGVYPTEMNTGEKAGVNADKPEIATLYDPVATEQFNAIGTALFGKMKEFNMNPQTIADGILELIQMKEGFRPLRFPLDAVAQGTDLEFINARAELKAKWLAKYSD, translated from the coding sequence ATGAACACAACAGTTTTTATCACAGGAACAAGCACAGGCTTTGGAAAATTAACAGCAACAACACTTGCCAATGCAGGATATACCGTAATTGCGGGAATGCGTGGCATTTCGGGGAAGAATGAAACCGTAGCCAAAGAATTGGGAGCGCTCCCGAATATTGAAGTCGTTGAAATTGATGTAACCGATGATGCTTCGGTCACCAATGCTTTCGAAAAAGTACTTCAAAAATATGGCAAAATAGACGTATTGGTAAACAATGCCGCTGTTTCAGGCTTTGGATTATTGGAAGCATACAGTTTGGATAAAATCCGACAAATGTTTGAAGTGAATTTCTACGGAGTTATCAGAACTTACCAGGCGGTATTGCCTTCTATGAGAAAACATAAAAGCGGTTTGATTATCAATATTAGTTCCGGAGCAAGTGCCCATACATCTCCTTTTATGATTCCATATTTCGCATCAAAATTCGGCGTTGAAAGCATTACAGAAGGTTTACAGGACGAATTAAAACAATTCAATATCGATAACGTTTCCATCCAGCCCGGAGTTTATCCGACAGAAATGAATACAGGCGAAAAAGCCGGAGTCAATGCAGACAAACCAGAAATTGCAACTTTGTATGACCCTGTTGCAACAGAACAATTCAATGCCATTGGTACTGCGCTATTCGGTAAGATGAAAGAATTCAATATGAATCCACAAACCATCGCAGACGGAATTTTGGAATTAATTCAGATGAAAGAAGGTTTTCGTCCGTTACGTTTTCCGTTGGATGCTGTTGCGCAGGGAACCGATTTAGAATTCATCAATGCAAGAGCTGAATTAAAGGCAAAATGGCTAGCGAAATATAGCGATTAA
- a CDS encoding VOC family protein, with protein MSNLKKQIKANAAAVASALLLSAAVSNTSAQEKTGILGIDHVGINVPDMKQAVNFFTDVLGFSAITSLGPIPLDDAWKKNNRMNPKTGPVSFKMVKAGTGANIELFEYQDNKGSSQQPGGDDIGASHVAFYTNDISKSVAYLKSKGVQFLGEPFLMPSGDTEGETWVYFVTPWGSKMELVSYPNGKGYEKKNPATILWSPKDAVKNQTEKSDSKPLSENEIKSLVEGHLAIWNEIDLKKREALMSKIYADNIEMVDSHFIAVGHKEINGFVDGLQQKSPNSKFSHIKAVDVNHNIARLYWQNGTPEKPDAVTGMDLFVFENGKAVKLYVFVDNKK; from the coding sequence ATGAGCAATTTAAAAAAACAAATCAAAGCCAACGCAGCAGCAGTAGCAAGTGCACTTTTATTATCAGCAGCAGTTTCAAATACTTCAGCGCAGGAAAAAACAGGAATTCTAGGAATCGACCACGTGGGAATCAACGTTCCGGATATGAAACAAGCCGTGAACTTTTTCACGGATGTTTTGGGATTTTCAGCAATTACAAGCTTAGGTCCGATTCCTTTGGATGATGCCTGGAAAAAGAATAATCGTATGAATCCCAAAACTGGTCCAGTATCCTTCAAAATGGTAAAAGCAGGAACGGGAGCCAACATCGAATTATTCGAATATCAGGACAATAAAGGAAGTTCACAACAACCTGGAGGAGACGATATCGGAGCGAGTCACGTTGCTTTTTATACCAATGATATCAGCAAAAGTGTAGCTTATCTTAAAAGCAAAGGCGTACAATTCTTGGGAGAACCGTTTTTGATGCCATCGGGAGATACAGAAGGTGAAACTTGGGTCTATTTTGTGACACCTTGGGGTTCTAAAATGGAATTGGTTTCTTACCCGAACGGAAAAGGCTACGAGAAAAAAAATCCAGCAACGATTTTATGGTCACCTAAAGATGCTGTGAAAAACCAAACTGAAAAATCAGATTCAAAACCACTTTCTGAAAATGAAATTAAATCTTTAGTAGAAGGACATTTAGCAATATGGAACGAGATAGACCTTAAAAAACGTGAAGCATTAATGTCAAAGATCTATGCGGACAATATTGAAATGGTAGACAGTCACTTTATCGCTGTCGGTCACAAAGAAATCAATGGTTTTGTAGATGGATTGCAACAGAAAAGTCCAAATTCTAAATTTTCTCACATCAAAGCAGTCGACGTTAATCATAACATTGCAAGACTCTACTGGCAAAACGGAACTCCCGAAAAACCGGATGCCGTAACAGGAATGGATCTTTTCGTTTTCGAAAACGGAAAAGCAGTCAAATTATATGTTTTTGTAGACAACAAAAAATAA
- a CDS encoding nuclear transport factor 2 family protein, with translation MKSSVINPNSANETLIRELCRIAEEQDTQGFVDLFAEDGYFWDVSAGTKYYGQDIGKTVDVYATAFPDMHRELYDLYVLESENTVVVELSLNGTHKGPLELPSGTIPATNKTMQTPCCDVFKIENGKIKSFHCYTAATILLGQLGIF, from the coding sequence ATGAAATCATCAGTAATCAATCCAAATTCAGCCAACGAAACATTAATCCGTGAATTGTGCAGAATTGCAGAAGAACAGGATACGCAAGGCTTTGTAGATCTTTTTGCAGAAGACGGCTATTTCTGGGACGTATCTGCAGGAACAAAGTATTACGGCCAGGACATCGGCAAAACTGTAGATGTTTACGCAACAGCTTTTCCGGATATGCACAGGGAATTATATGATCTCTATGTCTTGGAAAGTGAGAATACAGTAGTAGTGGAACTATCTTTAAACGGAACTCATAAAGGCCCGCTTGAGTTACCTTCCGGAACTATTCCGGCGACAAATAAAACAATGCAGACCCCTTGTTGTGATGTTTTCAAAATCGAGAACGGAAAAATAAAATCATTTCATTGTTACACTGCCGCAACGATACTTTTAGGTCAGTTAGGCATCTTCTAA
- a CDS encoding NAD(P)H-dependent oxidoreductase produces the protein MKNIIELLNWRYATKKMTGEKISSEKINNILKAAHLAPSGIGLQPYEIIVISDPEIKKKILPIAMNQPQVVESSHLLVFAVWDEYSKERIDHVFDYLTKKRNVDSAKYDKQREFSKQFFGNMSIEENFHHAAKQANIALGLAIVEAASEGIDSTPMEGFDPIAVDEFLKLPSKGLRSSMLLALGYRDQENDWNLKLEKVRKPFEEFVTFL, from the coding sequence ATGAAAAATATAATAGAATTATTGAACTGGAGATACGCCACAAAAAAGATGACGGGAGAGAAAATCTCTTCAGAAAAAATCAATAATATTTTGAAAGCGGCTCATCTGGCTCCTTCAGGAATTGGATTACAGCCTTACGAAATCATCGTTATCAGTGATCCAGAAATAAAAAAGAAAATATTGCCCATTGCAATGAATCAGCCTCAAGTAGTTGAATCTTCACATCTTTTGGTTTTTGCAGTCTGGGATGAATACTCTAAAGAGAGAATCGATCACGTATTCGATTATCTGACGAAAAAACGTAATGTCGATTCTGCTAAATATGATAAACAAAGAGAATTTTCAAAACAATTTTTCGGAAATATGAGCATCGAGGAAAATTTTCATCACGCTGCCAAACAGGCAAATATTGCATTGGGTTTAGCGATTGTTGAAGCCGCTTCTGAAGGAATAGATTCTACGCCGATGGAAGGTTTTGACCCGATAGCAGTTGATGAATTTTTGAAACTTCCGTCAAAAGGTTTAAGAAGCTCAATGCTTTTAGCTTTGGGGTACAGAGACCAGGAAAATGACTGGAATCTAAAACTGGAAAAAGTACGCAAACCATTTGAAGAATTTGTGACTTTTCTTTAA
- a CDS encoding antibiotic biosynthesis monooxygenase codes for MNHSEKIGTSNNHDKTQTTGITVSAYYKVHPDDRQIFINAVIPEMIAANELEGCIYYTFSQDLTDENIFHLLEGWKDEEAYERHENSETFLKALSTVVKNVRIVDREGVRYDVAKIHIDDPRGKVRL; via the coding sequence ATGAATCATTCAGAAAAAATTGGAACATCCAATAACCACGATAAAACACAAACCACAGGAATCACGGTAAGCGCTTATTACAAAGTACATCCCGATGATAGACAGATTTTCATTAACGCCGTTATTCCCGAAATGATTGCAGCAAACGAGCTGGAAGGTTGTATTTATTATACATTCTCGCAGGATTTGACAGATGAAAATATATTCCATCTTTTGGAAGGCTGGAAAGATGAAGAAGCTTATGAACGTCATGAAAACTCGGAAACATTTTTGAAAGCTTTGAGTACGGTTGTGAAAAATGTTAGAATTGTTGACCGAGAAGGAGTTCGTTACGACGTTGCAAAAATTCATATCGACGACCCTCGCGGAAAGGTACGATTGTAG
- a CDS encoding heme-binding domain-containing protein, translated as MKNINKLIWFLLAGFLLIQFFRPENINDGKPTQDLVNVPKDVNTILRNSCFDCHSSEANLRWYDKITPANFFVNSHIKEGREALDFSKWNSWPKPQQNSTIYYAINKVLSGEMPIPSYAAVHSSAKLNEHQIEILKNYALSFSPRKVSDSSQINSAEKQYNSWIKGELKHPTVKPSPNGLQYIPDYRNWKAISTTDRFDNGTMRIIFGNDIAVKAIQEKHTNPWPDGTAFAKTAWKQLVKKDGSVATGDFVQVEFMVKDAKKYEKTKGWAWGRWKGNDLKPYGDTPDFDKECIECHKPMADRDYVFTSPLYLISQLKKIQK; from the coding sequence ATGAAAAACATTAATAAACTGATTTGGTTTTTACTTGCTGGTTTTCTGCTTATTCAGTTTTTCAGACCGGAAAATATCAATGACGGAAAACCTACGCAAGACCTTGTGAATGTTCCCAAAGATGTCAATACAATTCTCAGAAATTCGTGTTTTGATTGTCATTCTTCGGAAGCCAATTTACGTTGGTATGATAAAATAACACCGGCTAATTTTTTTGTCAATTCTCACATCAAAGAAGGTCGTGAAGCGCTTGATTTTTCTAAATGGAATTCGTGGCCAAAACCACAGCAGAATTCAACGATTTATTACGCTATAAATAAAGTTTTATCTGGCGAAATGCCAATTCCGAGTTATGCCGCAGTTCATTCTTCTGCAAAATTGAATGAACATCAAATTGAAATTCTTAAAAATTATGCATTATCATTTTCTCCAAGAAAAGTTTCGGATAGTTCACAAATCAATTCGGCGGAAAAGCAATACAATTCTTGGATTAAAGGAGAACTTAAACATCCGACTGTAAAGCCTTCTCCAAACGGTTTGCAATATATTCCTGATTATCGAAACTGGAAAGCCATCAGCACAACCGACCGCTTTGACAATGGAACAATGCGTATTATTTTCGGAAATGATATTGCGGTAAAAGCGATTCAGGAGAAACATACGAATCCTTGGCCGGATGGAACTGCATTTGCAAAAACAGCTTGGAAACAGTTGGTGAAAAAAGATGGAAGCGTGGCAACCGGAGATTTTGTTCAGGTGGAATTTATGGTAAAAGATGCGAAAAAATATGAAAAAACCAAAGGTTGGGCTTGGGGAAGATGGAAAGGAAATGACCTGAAACCTTATGGAGACACGCCGGATTTTGATAAAGAATGCATCGAATGTCACAAGCCAATGGCAGATAGAGATTATGTTTTTACATCGCCTTTGTATTTAATTTCACAACTCAAAAAAATTCAGAAATAA
- a CDS encoding SDR family NAD(P)-dependent oxidoreductase — protein MKTIAIVGAGSGLGLSIAKKFGENGFRVALIARNQEKLDSLVAELNKLGIEAAAFTADITDKTQISSAFDAIKEKYGFIDVLEYSPIPSVQNLAGTLAVNEENALQQFQFNVLGAISCIGEVLPTMLEKHTGALLFTTGGSSIHPTPMMGNVGIAMAGLRNHVLNLNTELSDKGIYAGHIGIGVWMQEGSGVQDKIAEIWYDMYTKRDRVEEYISETIL, from the coding sequence ATGAAAACAATAGCAATAGTTGGGGCAGGTTCCGGATTGGGTCTGTCCATCGCAAAAAAATTTGGTGAAAATGGATTCAGGGTAGCCCTAATCGCACGAAATCAAGAAAAGCTGGACAGTCTGGTAGCGGAACTGAATAAATTAGGAATCGAAGCAGCAGCTTTTACGGCGGATATTACGGATAAGACGCAGATCAGTTCTGCCTTTGATGCGATTAAGGAAAAATACGGCTTTATAGATGTCCTTGAGTACAGCCCGATACCGAGCGTCCAAAATTTGGCGGGAACGTTGGCTGTCAATGAAGAAAACGCACTTCAGCAATTTCAGTTTAACGTTTTGGGCGCCATTTCATGCATTGGTGAAGTACTTCCGACGATGTTGGAAAAACATACGGGAGCATTGCTATTTACGACCGGAGGCTCGTCTATCCACCCAACGCCTATGATGGGCAACGTCGGGATCGCAATGGCAGGACTGCGTAATCATGTTCTTAATCTAAACACCGAGTTATCCGACAAAGGTATTTATGCTGGACATATCGGCATTGGGGTGTGGATGCAGGAAGGTTCCGGCGTACAGGATAAAATCGCAGAGATATGGTATGATATGTACACCAAGCGGGACAGAGTCGAAGAGTATATTTCAGAAACTATTTTATAA